The following coding sequences lie in one Pelobacter seleniigenes DSM 18267 genomic window:
- a CDS encoding sigma-54-dependent Fis family transcriptional regulator: MSKIACILPDQRLFEQTRLVFQAQHQDIHIDIGLLEDGVRLAERLSKEGFEVFISRGKTAALMKQAGLEASIVEMPFTVLDIFQTIEKAKFHGHRIGVVAFAPMILGLDQLGTLLGAAIRFYPLEDEEKVEAKILEAVADSADIIVGGAVMGRVAARLGIPFALIENSPENIIQAAQEAKNIAFARQLEKAKGNLFRAVLDYAYDGVVSVNAEGRITIFNPVAEKVTQRTATEAVGMPIDSIWPELALDRVLNSGREDLGHLLTVNNEHVVCNKVPIRVNKQVVGAVVTFQDATKLQQLEARVRRRLFATGHVAGHRFADIIGNSARMQKSIALARDFAGTDAAILIQGETGTGKEIFAQSIHNASSRSQGPFVALNCAALPAQILESELFGYVGGAFTGASQKGKAGLFEIAHGGTLFLDEIAEMEYRTQGKLLRVLQEKKVMRLGSDRVTPVDVRIVAATNRALKSLVNENKFRADLYYRLNVLQLRLYPLRERSEDIAPLAHFFLARHAEKMNRKLQFSSAALQELTRQRWPGNVRELQNIIERILATLKGSTIDTEMVQQHLEDLHEENEIQAQIRQDEMEEIRQALALTRGKHAEAARILGISRSTLWRKLKKTT, from the coding sequence ATGTCAAAGATTGCCTGCATACTTCCGGATCAAAGGCTGTTCGAACAGACCCGCCTGGTTTTCCAGGCCCAGCATCAGGACATCCATATTGATATCGGCCTGCTGGAAGACGGCGTCCGCCTGGCCGAGCGCCTGAGCAAAGAGGGATTTGAGGTTTTCATCAGCCGTGGCAAGACCGCTGCGCTCATGAAGCAGGCCGGGCTGGAAGCATCCATCGTGGAAATGCCCTTTACGGTTCTGGACATTTTTCAGACCATAGAAAAAGCCAAATTTCACGGCCACCGGATCGGGGTGGTGGCCTTTGCACCGATGATCCTCGGCCTTGACCAGCTCGGTACGCTGCTCGGCGCAGCGATCCGTTTTTACCCCCTCGAAGACGAAGAAAAGGTTGAAGCAAAGATCCTTGAGGCGGTGGCCGACAGTGCCGACATCATCGTCGGCGGTGCGGTGATGGGGCGGGTCGCGGCCCGGCTCGGCATCCCTTTTGCCCTCATTGAGAACAGTCCTGAAAACATCATTCAAGCCGCCCAGGAGGCGAAAAACATCGCCTTTGCCAGGCAGTTGGAGAAAGCCAAGGGGAACCTGTTCCGCGCCGTCCTCGATTATGCCTATGACGGGGTGGTTTCGGTGAATGCCGAGGGACGGATCACCATCTTCAACCCGGTTGCCGAAAAGGTCACCCAGCGCACCGCGACAGAGGCCGTGGGCATGCCCATCGACAGCATCTGGCCTGAGCTCGCCCTTGACCGGGTGCTCAATTCCGGCCGGGAAGATCTCGGCCACCTGCTCACCGTGAACAATGAGCATGTGGTCTGCAACAAGGTGCCCATCCGGGTCAATAAACAGGTGGTCGGTGCGGTCGTCACCTTTCAGGACGCGACCAAGCTGCAACAGCTGGAAGCACGGGTCCGCCGCCGCTTGTTTGCCACCGGCCATGTGGCCGGCCACCGCTTTGCGGATATTATCGGCAACAGCGCCCGGATGCAGAAATCCATTGCCCTGGCCAGGGACTTTGCCGGCACCGATGCGGCGATTCTGATTCAGGGCGAGACCGGTACCGGCAAAGAGATCTTCGCGCAGAGCATTCATAACGCCAGTAGCCGCAGCCAGGGTCCCTTTGTCGCCCTGAACTGCGCTGCCCTCCCCGCCCAGATCCTGGAAAGTGAGCTGTTTGGTTATGTTGGCGGAGCTTTTACCGGAGCCAGCCAGAAAGGGAAAGCCGGGCTGTTTGAGATCGCTCACGGCGGAACTCTGTTTCTGGATGAGATTGCGGAAATGGAATATCGGACCCAGGGGAAACTGCTCCGGGTTCTGCAGGAAAAAAAGGTCATGCGCTTAGGTAGCGACCGGGTCACCCCGGTGGATGTCCGGATTGTGGCCGCCACCAACCGGGCACTGAAGAGCCTGGTCAACGAAAACAAATTCAGGGCCGATCTCTACTATCGCTTAAACGTCCTCCAGCTCAGGCTCTATCCATTGCGAGAACGCAGCGAGGACATCGCCCCCCTGGCTCATTTTTTTCTGGCCCGACATGCGGAAAAGATGAATCGGAAACTGCAATTTTCCAGCGCCGCCCTGCAGGAATTAACCCGCCAGCGCTGGCCCGGCAATGTCCGCGAACTGCAAAACATCATTGAACGAATCCTGGCCACCCTGAAGGGCTCAACGATCGATACCGAAATGGTCCAGCAACACCTGGAAGACCTGCATGAAGAGAATGAAATCCAGGCGCAAATCCGTCAGGACGAGATGGAAGAAATCAGGCAGGCGTTGGCTCTGACCAGGGGAAAACATGCGGAAGCTGCCAGGATCCTCGGCATCAGCCGGTCAACCCTGTGGCGAAAGCTGAAGAAGACAACCTGA
- a CDS encoding tripartite tricarboxylate transporter substrate binding protein, which translates to MKKALTFWLFMSTMMVVFGPSSAIAADKFPDRPLEFIACYGPGGGHDIMMRTMTKILREEGIITTPINVVNKPGGGGAVGMGYVNKHKGDGHYLMATTSSFITTPLKSDIGLTYKNFTPIARLGFDPEVILVNTEKNFNSLDDVLKSKEVLNVGGSGQGSLEHIMTVQLGKAVNKKLNYIPFQGDGQVVAALMGNQVDMIVSNPGSAVDFIKAGKFKALGISSEKRLELMPDVPTLTELGYPLVLGLFRGVAAPGDISKEAADFYKEALRKMVKTDAWRIDYLEKNKVLPAYLEGDDYGKYLDFMNGTYHDTLVEVGILKK; encoded by the coding sequence ATGAAAAAGGCTCTGACTTTTTGGTTGTTCATGTCCACTATGATGGTCGTTTTCGGACCATCCTCTGCAATCGCTGCAGACAAGTTTCCTGACCGCCCGCTTGAGTTTATCGCCTGTTATGGTCCCGGAGGCGGGCATGACATTATGATGCGGACCATGACAAAAATTCTGCGTGAGGAAGGCATCATTACAACACCGATTAATGTTGTCAATAAACCGGGTGGTGGTGGCGCTGTCGGTATGGGCTATGTCAATAAGCATAAAGGTGACGGCCACTATCTTATGGCGACGACCTCGTCTTTTATTACCACACCCCTAAAATCCGATATCGGCTTGACGTACAAAAATTTCACTCCGATCGCCCGCCTGGGGTTCGACCCGGAAGTGATTCTGGTAAATACTGAGAAAAATTTTAACTCGCTGGATGACGTTCTGAAAAGTAAAGAGGTTCTCAACGTTGGCGGTTCAGGGCAGGGAAGCCTTGAACATATCATGACGGTGCAACTTGGAAAGGCCGTTAATAAAAAGTTGAACTATATTCCTTTCCAGGGGGATGGCCAAGTTGTTGCGGCTTTGATGGGTAATCAGGTTGACATGATCGTTTCCAACCCCGGTTCCGCTGTTGATTTCATCAAAGCTGGTAAATTCAAGGCATTAGGGATCAGTTCTGAAAAACGTCTTGAACTGATGCCGGACGTCCCAACCTTGACCGAACTTGGTTATCCTTTAGTTCTGGGTCTGTTCCGTGGTGTTGCCGCTCCTGGCGATATCTCCAAAGAGGCTGCTGATTTTTATAAAGAGGCGTTGCGTAAAATGGTGAAAACCGATGCCTGGAGAATCGACTATCTGGAAAAGAATAAAGTTTTGCCTGCTTATCTTGAGGGCGATGACTATGGCAAATATCTTGATTTTATGAATGGGACCTATCACGACACTCTGGTCGAAGTCGGAATTCTTAAAAAATAA
- a CDS encoding tripartite tricarboxylate transporter TctB family protein: protein MKLAERAFLVCMALFSVVIIWKSQELSMGSEYTIGPGFFPKVASILMLATIITMFAKTFFGDSGTKKKFFADKKLALKALYFFIALTLTVVAISFIGMFPAILLFMIFSFIFTENNSFKSSILVAILVAVIVFCIFKIWLGVPLPGFNLSGI, encoded by the coding sequence ATGAAACTGGCAGAGCGTGCTTTTCTCGTCTGCATGGCACTTTTTTCTGTGGTCATCATCTGGAAAAGCCAAGAATTGTCCATGGGATCCGAATATACAATCGGCCCGGGTTTTTTCCCAAAAGTTGCGTCAATATTAATGCTGGCCACAATCATTACCATGTTTGCAAAAACTTTTTTTGGGGATAGCGGAACAAAGAAAAAGTTTTTTGCTGATAAAAAACTGGCGTTAAAAGCTTTGTATTTTTTTATAGCCTTGACCCTTACGGTTGTCGCCATTTCATTTATCGGCATGTTCCCGGCGATCCTTTTATTCATGATTTTCAGCTTCATATTCACTGAAAACAACAGTTTTAAATCTTCAATTCTTGTCGCTATTCTCGTGGCCGTTATCGTTTTCTGTATTTTTAAAATCTGGCTCGGTGTACCTCTGCCGGGATTTAATCTGTCGGGGATCTGA
- a CDS encoding permease — MNWKTEWKPLFWIIVVFAGCFFLPVDVPRVQGAIMESLYLVKWYAREHVLLCLVPAFFIAGAVAVFVSQAAVMKYLGPTANKLLAYGVASVSGTILAVCSCTILPLFAGIYRMGAGLGPACAFLYSGPAINILAIVLTARILGPEMGIARAVGAIVFAVVIGLLMHFFFRHEEAEKAAAAPVMAADDDSRPLWQTALYFAAMVGILVFANWGKTDQPSGLWHDIYTAKWWITSGFSLALAVMLATWFKVGTARVLLAATPALVMAVLVPQHPELAFTFGVIGLAVLSNLGSTRDGEMGQWFEESWDFAKKILPLLLIGVLIAGVLLGRPGHEGLIPSAWVASLVGGNSLFANLFASVFGAFMYFATLTEVPILQGLMGAGMGKGPALALLLAGPALSLPNMLVIRSVMGTKKTVVFVVLVMLMATASGLIYGAFF; from the coding sequence ATGAATTGGAAAACCGAATGGAAGCCGTTGTTCTGGATTATCGTGGTCTTTGCAGGCTGCTTTTTCCTGCCGGTGGATGTGCCGCGAGTGCAGGGGGCGATCATGGAATCCCTCTACCTGGTCAAATGGTACGCCCGAGAGCATGTCCTGCTCTGCCTGGTCCCGGCCTTTTTCATCGCTGGCGCCGTGGCGGTGTTCGTCAGCCAGGCAGCGGTGATGAAATACCTGGGACCGACTGCCAATAAACTGCTCGCTTACGGTGTGGCTTCGGTGTCCGGCACCATCCTGGCTGTCTGTTCCTGTACTATTCTGCCCCTGTTCGCCGGGATCTATCGGATGGGTGCCGGGCTGGGTCCGGCCTGCGCCTTTCTCTATTCCGGACCGGCCATCAATATTCTGGCCATTGTCCTGACCGCACGCATTCTCGGACCGGAGATGGGTATCGCCAGGGCCGTCGGCGCGATTGTCTTTGCCGTGGTCATCGGCCTGCTGATGCACTTTTTCTTCCGTCATGAAGAAGCTGAAAAAGCTGCTGCCGCTCCGGTTATGGCCGCGGATGACGACAGTCGTCCGTTGTGGCAGACCGCCCTGTATTTTGCCGCCATGGTTGGTATCCTGGTCTTCGCCAACTGGGGAAAGACCGATCAGCCGAGCGGGCTCTGGCATGATATTTATACCGCCAAGTGGTGGATCACCAGCGGTTTCTCCCTGGCCCTGGCAGTGATGCTCGCAACCTGGTTCAAGGTCGGGACGGCGCGGGTTCTGTTGGCCGCAACTCCAGCCCTGGTCATGGCCGTGCTGGTCCCTCAGCATCCGGAACTGGCCTTTACCTTCGGTGTGATCGGCCTAGCCGTATTAAGTAATCTGGGAAGCACCCGCGATGGTGAGATGGGGCAATGGTTCGAGGAAAGCTGGGATTTCGCCAAAAAAATCCTCCCCTTGTTGCTGATCGGAGTACTGATTGCCGGGGTTCTGCTCGGCCGGCCTGGTCACGAAGGGCTGATCCCCTCGGCCTGGGTGGCTTCGCTGGTCGGCGGGAACTCGCTGTTTGCCAATCTGTTTGCTTCGGTGTTCGGTGCCTTTATGTACTTTGCCACCCTGACCGAAGTACCGATTCTGCAAGGGCTGATGGGAGCCGGCATGGGGAAAGGCCCGGCCCTGGCCCTCTTGCTGGCTGGACCGGCGCTTTCTTTGCCAAATATGCTGGTCATCCGCAGCGTGATGGGAACAAAAAAAACCGTGGTCTTTGTGGTCCTGGTGATGTTGATGGCAACTGCTAGCGGACTGATTTATGGGGCATTTTTCTAA
- a CDS encoding ArsR/SmtB family transcription factor — MFQQRKKHLDARAKVLKAMAHPSRLFIIEELEKGECCVCDLTEMIGADVSTVSKHLSVLRQAGIVVDDKRGNQVFYSLRVPCILNFFGCVESVLESQVKDHAASLAGLNK; from the coding sequence ATGTTTCAGCAACGCAAAAAACATCTCGATGCGCGGGCCAAGGTCCTCAAGGCGATGGCCCATCCCAGTCGACTGTTTATCATTGAAGAGCTGGAAAAAGGGGAGTGCTGCGTCTGTGATCTGACCGAGATGATCGGGGCGGATGTCTCAACCGTGTCCAAGCATCTCTCCGTTCTCAGACAAGCCGGTATCGTTGTCGATGACAAGCGGGGAAATCAAGTTTTTTACAGCTTGCGCGTGCCCTGCATCCTGAATTTTTTCGGTTGTGTCGAATCGGTACTGGAATCGCAGGTCAAAGATCACGCGGCCTCTCTTGCCGGTCTGAACAAGTAG
- a CDS encoding RraA family protein: protein MTDHIDSLYPDLLPDHYLQRAERLGAALLCDGMRGLDIPQEGCMSSAIRPLDNRMQVVGTAVTVATANGDNFPIHMATYTGRPGFVMVIDGQGYSERAYIGELIIGAAKAVGFKGIIIDGCSRDLLACIELGLPVFSTGLTPRGPVKKDPGKVNAPIVCCGVRVNPGDLVVADADGVAVVPRDQIEQVLTNAEEKQQYETQRKKDISSYEKAFAGGGPLPNLAPQWVVDMLERRPR, encoded by the coding sequence ATGACAGATCACATTGACAGCCTCTATCCCGATTTATTGCCGGATCATTATCTGCAAAGAGCTGAAAGGCTCGGTGCCGCTCTGCTTTGCGATGGTATGAGAGGTCTGGACATTCCGCAGGAAGGTTGCATGTCTTCTGCAATAAGACCGCTTGACAACAGGATGCAGGTGGTCGGTACTGCGGTCACCGTAGCGACCGCAAACGGAGACAATTTTCCCATTCATATGGCTACTTACACCGGTCGGCCCGGATTTGTCATGGTTATTGACGGACAAGGTTATAGCGAACGGGCATATATCGGCGAGTTGATTATCGGCGCCGCGAAAGCGGTCGGTTTCAAAGGCATTATTATTGATGGCTGTTCGCGGGATCTGCTGGCCTGCATTGAACTGGGGCTGCCGGTCTTTTCGACCGGACTGACGCCGCGCGGACCGGTCAAAAAAGATCCTGGCAAGGTGAATGCGCCTATTGTCTGCTGCGGGGTCCGAGTCAATCCCGGTGATCTGGTGGTTGCTGATGCAGATGGTGTGGCCGTGGTGCCCCGTGACCAAATTGAACAGGTCCTCACTAACGCAGAAGAAAAGCAACAATATGAAACTCAACGCAAAAAAGATATCAGCAGCTACGAAAAGGCTTTTGCTGGGGGAGGGCCTTTGCCTAACCTTGCGCCGCAATGGGTGGTTGATATGTTAGAAAGAAGGCCTCGTTGA
- a CDS encoding HpcH/HpaI aldolase/citrate lyase family protein, with amino-acid sequence MRTRYLLRSKLFVPGNRPDLFSKALRSAVDAVSFDLEDAVHPSLKSSARKTLADFIKGDDVKKTDKLIIIRINDLSKPEAPDDIKAVVSPRLDIVNIPKVESCADIKKAVALLRQEEEEQGMTRQIAILANIETPKGLRCAAEIACADSRVMGLQIGFADLFGALGVNRQDLMATHQVRLSVRIAAGEAGIDAYDAAFLNIKDHDALRAEAQISKQLGFAGKSCIHPSQIEPVNDVFMPSDIEITQARELLEYARLHDQSGEGVFVFNGQMIDKPVIEAAERIVQLSTINR; translated from the coding sequence GTGAGAACCCGCTATTTATTACGCAGCAAGCTATTTGTTCCGGGAAACCGCCCAGACCTGTTTTCCAAGGCGCTGAGGTCTGCTGTTGATGCCGTCTCCTTTGATTTGGAAGATGCCGTTCACCCGTCATTGAAAAGCAGCGCGCGTAAGACTCTTGCTGATTTTATCAAAGGGGATGACGTTAAAAAAACCGACAAGCTGATTATTATCCGGATCAACGATCTGTCCAAACCGGAAGCTCCGGATGATATTAAAGCTGTGGTTTCACCTCGCCTTGATATTGTTAATATCCCTAAGGTTGAATCTTGCGCTGATATTAAAAAAGCGGTGGCGCTTTTACGTCAGGAGGAAGAAGAACAGGGCATGACAAGGCAAATTGCAATCCTCGCTAACATCGAAACACCGAAAGGGTTACGTTGTGCTGCTGAAATTGCATGCGCTGACTCCAGGGTTATGGGGTTGCAGATCGGCTTTGCCGATTTATTTGGAGCTCTGGGGGTTAATCGACAGGATCTTATGGCAACTCATCAGGTGCGGTTGTCAGTTAGAATTGCAGCTGGCGAAGCGGGAATCGATGCTTATGATGCGGCATTTCTCAATATTAAAGATCATGACGCATTACGTGCTGAAGCGCAGATCTCAAAGCAACTTGGTTTCGCCGGCAAGTCTTGTATTCACCCATCCCAGATAGAACCCGTCAATGACGTTTTTATGCCTTCGGATATTGAGATAACGCAGGCCAGGGAACTGCTTGAATATGCCCGGTTGCATGATCAAAGTGGCGAAGGTGTTTTTGTTTTCAACGGCCAGATGATAGATAAGCCTGTGATCGAAGCCGCAGAGAGAATAGTTCAACTGAGCACTATTAACCGTTAA
- a CDS encoding thioredoxin family protein gives MKKIQILGTGCAKCQKLADNAKQAAENLGLDYDMEKVTDLNQIMGFGVMTTPGLVVDGKVVITGKVPSPADIEKLLG, from the coding sequence ATGAAAAAAATTCAAATTCTCGGCACCGGTTGTGCCAAATGTCAGAAACTGGCGGACAACGCCAAGCAGGCGGCAGAGAATCTCGGTCTTGATTACGATATGGAGAAGGTGACCGATCTGAATCAAATCATGGGTTTTGGTGTCATGACCACGCCGGGACTAGTTGTTGATGGCAAGGTTGTGATCACCGGCAAGGTTCCCAGCCCGGCAGATATTGAAAAGCTGCTCGGCTGA
- a CDS encoding tripartite tricarboxylate transporter permease: MLEALHGLSSGMVDVFTTYNMLVILAGSLFGTIVGALPGLGPSAGIALMLPLSFGMPVSSALCLISGVYMGTMYGGRITSILINTPGDAPAIITALEGYPLTKNGRAGIALGISAFSSFIGGFFGLAVLVFFSPIVTRLAINFGAPEYFMLMIMGLSTIVLLAGDSVLKSIMAALFGIVVGCFGSDYVSGTVRFAFTPELIEGVDFVAMIMGLYGIGEVLINVEGAVRIKLGKPTFKLNDFIPSRREMKEIANPTLRGSIIGTLVGILPGAGGTIATFLSYATEKKLSKKPEEFGHGAIAGLASPEAANNSSVPGALIPLITLGIPGSGGTAIMLGALIMYGLQPGPLLMIQSGEVVWTMIAGLIIGNFMLLASNVLLIPIFVNIIRVVQRYLSAIVAILCVVGAYSLSYGEFDIYVMLLFGVIGYIMKKLNYPTAPLILSVVLAPLTENYFRQAMMLSQGHYSIFVTRPVSLGILLVLLGVVVLSMFSKKLGNKLKKQQKAVDLNEE, encoded by the coding sequence ATGCTTGAAGCTCTACATGGTTTAAGTTCCGGTATGGTGGATGTTTTTACCACCTACAACATGCTGGTTATCCTGGCGGGATCGCTGTTCGGTACCATTGTCGGGGCATTGCCCGGACTGGGGCCGTCAGCCGGAATCGCCCTGATGCTGCCACTGTCTTTTGGTATGCCTGTTTCCAGCGCTCTTTGCCTGATTTCGGGCGTGTACATGGGGACGATGTATGGAGGACGCATTACCTCCATTCTGATTAACACGCCCGGCGACGCTCCTGCAATTATTACTGCGCTTGAGGGCTACCCTTTAACGAAAAATGGCCGGGCGGGAATTGCCTTGGGAATTTCTGCCTTTAGTTCCTTTATCGGGGGTTTTTTCGGCCTTGCTGTCCTGGTGTTTTTTTCTCCCATAGTGACACGCCTGGCCATTAATTTCGGTGCCCCTGAATATTTCATGCTGATGATTATGGGCCTGAGCACGATTGTATTACTTGCCGGCGATTCGGTTCTCAAGTCGATTATGGCTGCACTGTTCGGCATTGTTGTCGGCTGTTTCGGAAGTGACTACGTGTCCGGGACGGTGCGTTTTGCTTTTACGCCGGAATTGATTGAAGGTGTTGATTTTGTTGCGATGATCATGGGCCTTTATGGCATTGGTGAAGTTTTGATTAATGTTGAAGGGGCGGTGCGCATCAAACTGGGCAAACCAACTTTCAAGCTGAACGATTTTATCCCGAGTCGGCGCGAGATGAAAGAAATCGCCAACCCGACCCTACGCGGATCGATTATCGGTACTCTTGTCGGTATCCTGCCTGGTGCGGGAGGGACTATTGCCACCTTTCTTTCTTACGCCACAGAAAAAAAACTATCCAAAAAGCCCGAAGAATTCGGCCACGGGGCCATCGCCGGACTGGCGAGCCCGGAAGCGGCGAACAATTCTTCCGTTCCCGGCGCCTTGATTCCATTAATTACGTTAGGGATTCCCGGTTCCGGGGGGACAGCTATCATGCTTGGCGCCCTGATCATGTATGGGTTGCAGCCAGGACCATTATTAATGATTCAGTCCGGAGAGGTGGTTTGGACCATGATTGCCGGTCTTATCATCGGCAATTTTATGCTGCTGGCGTCGAATGTTTTGCTGATACCGATTTTTGTTAATATTATCAGGGTGGTTCAGCGGTATCTCTCGGCAATTGTCGCGATTCTTTGTGTCGTAGGGGCCTACTCTCTCAGTTACGGCGAGTTTGATATCTATGTGATGCTGCTTTTCGGGGTCATCGGTTATATTATGAAGAAATTGAATTACCCGACCGCTCCACTGATTTTGTCCGTAGTCCTGGCTCCATTGACAGAAAATTACTTTCGCCAGGCCATGATGTTGTCGCAGGGACACTACTCGATATTTGTGACACGGCCGGTCAGCTTGGGAATTCTGCTCGTATTACTTGGCGTCGTTGTTTTATCCATGTTCAGCAAAAAATTGGGCAATAAACTAAAAAAACAACAAAAAGCAGTTGATTTGAATGAAGAGTAA